The genomic window ttagtttttgtatttatgtttataatattatatgcatctctctaacaaaaatttaaatttttttaacaaaagattgatcaaacatgaatttttatgcacaaactctattttaaataaaaatttgagtacttttttctccaaaaaaaatatacttgaatacttggacaaaataaattacacattttaagacatctataaattattaaacaataaaacattagaagggatgcttaaaaaaataaattaaaaagtatatttgaatCATTTGAATTATGGGACGTACAAATAGCGGGGGTTTGACACCCCCGCAAAATGCAAACCTGTTAAAGAATACTGGATTTTATGGTTTGAAACTCccgcaaaacaaaatataacaaactaTACGGACTGTTTAGCGGGGGTTTACAACCGCCGCTAAATAGtatacctatgaaaaaaaattaaaaattctagGCCGGGTCATgccctgtccagcccatgaaGGACTCCGCCCCAGAAGCCGACCCAAGGTAGAGAAGAAACATAATTACTGTTTCATATATGGTGTGTTtggtaaagaagaaaaaaagtgagaGATAGATAGCTAAGAGAGAAATTGAAAAGATTGGGAAAATTTCTCACATTTGGATTGCCGAGGAATAAAGGAGAGATCAGTTTATTAGTTTATACTTTATGGTGAGACCCaacactttttattttcttctctcATGTGCCAAGAAAGCTGAAAAAGGCTTATTTTTGTATACTTGTTTCCAACGTTGGCCTACATCCAGAACAATGTTCTAGGTCTATTTGATATATAACATGTATGTATCggacaaaataatatatatcaaaACAATCCGGTATAACATTTAAGctattgaataaattttgtcttgtacaatattttttgaataaaaagttattttagtattttatatGTACAACTTATTTGAGGATAAAAAAATTCTCATATCCCTTCTCTtatttttggcaaaattacactacaggtcctttatcttatttttttgtaacagtttagtcctttatcttttttttgtaacaatttggtcctttatctttttttttgtaacactttggtctttatcttatttatttataaaaaataaaggaccaaactgttacaaataaaaaaagataaaggaccaaactgttacaaaaaagggactaaagtgttaaaaaaaaataaaataaaggactaaagtgttacaaataaaagataaatgaccaaagtgttacaaaaaaaagataaaggaccaagtgttacaaataaataagataaatgacctgtagtgtaattttgcccttatttttttaatagatcaAACACACGTATTATTACATCTCAGTCAAAACAAATTTAGTCCGATTTATgtcattatttttaaaaataagtctTTTTTTTAACGATTAGAGAAGATGCTTTTAATGTTTAATCAATAaatcttctctctctctctctctctctctatatatatatatatatatatatatatatatatatatatatatatatatatatatatatatactcaatacatttctctcttctcttacatctttctctcttctcactttcTCTTCACAACTAAACATATCATTAAGGTGAATTTAATGACAGATCATCTTCATAAGTGGTCTACAATAAACcaacaatttaaaatcattagaCATTTTAACGCCGGTCAATATATAATAtcatttaaaagtaaaaaattcaCGACCCCATTATCATTTAAGATGGTGATTTGGCTAATGTCGATTTTTTTTGGAACAGACTAATGTCAGTTTAATACAAACTACATAATTACTTCCTTTTGTTTcaatcaaactaatttttttttctatatatagttcgatcattcataaaaataaagagaatcATTAACAAAAACTTCTCCAAAGGAAAAATGTTTCAATAGGCACAAACAAAAATGACATGTGTTGGTACACtcacaacataaaaaaaaatattaaaagaaaataattaaaataatattaatcgatatgattattttattttcttttaaacttTTTGATTTGTGTGTGcccaaatatattttatttgggtTTGTTCTTAAACATTTAAATAGTATGAGTCAACAATGACACGATGTCATACTCATAAAAAAATGAACACATACGACATAGAATTTACCTTCACCTCTATTTAGTCTAGCCATGATTCATTAACAGACTTTGTCTAAGATGACCGTCTAACATGATCAAGGGTGATTCAAGTGGTACATGATGTACAAGTACAACTTGTAAAATTCACCGTTAAATATGAGTCAAAATTCACcgttaaattttgaaaatttttataATGTTATTAATAACACCATACACCATTTAATCTACTTTTCATGTTAGAGGTGTCCTGATTAACATCGTCACATGTTAGAATTTTTGTTCATATTCATTCATACATAAGTGTGGCGAATGGCGATGTTATAGTCATATACTATTTTCTTAATAGAAAAGATTAATCAATGCTATATAACACTAGTTAAAAGAGCTAAATATTAAAACTTGTATAttctaattttaatataaaatttatttattttattttttgtaaatagTACTCTTGAAAACACTAGGTgagataatttttcttttagggCACATCTTAAAGAAGTACTGTACTCAAGATCGGCCATGAATGAAGAAGGCCCCGAAAACAAAAGCCATGCTAGCTTGCTTGCTCCTACCTAGTCAGTCTTGTGTTGAATTAAATAATGGGAAATGCTAAATGATGTCTCcggacacttgttaagcatactaaaaaaagaaaataaatggcAAAACTAATGATAAGAGAGAATAACTTTATACTacattttaaaacattaaatacacaatttacgagataaaattttcatattgatATTCTTAATCAGTGTCCCAGGCACTGGTTAACATTTTCCTTCCTTAAATAATTGCTTACTAGTAACTTAGTTGTACTACTAGAGTGATTTTTGAACATTCAAGTTTGAATGGTCAAAAGTATAGGTAACCAAGCCAGACTTCATTCACGTTCACACTACAtttctctattattttttaattcactCATTCACCTgacaatataataatataacaaataaataaataaataaataattggagtGGGTTTTCTTCCTTGACTGTCACCAGCGCATTATAGCACACCACACAAAAAAgcagagagagaaagaaagaacaacTCTccctcacacaacacaacccaTTCTCTCAACACATACTTTCGTTTCATTCTTTCTTGGTAtgttagtatttatttattttctatcatatcatatactactactactactactactatatcTTACGGATCTAAATctaatttatttcatttcaaCCACTTCTTTCTCCATAGTAGATTTTCTTCcttctttccttttttattttttattttttttataattaattaattaaaattaattttatcctcttttttttccctcaattttttaattttaattttctctccGTTGTAACTGATATTTGTTTCTTTGTCTTTTATATGTGTCTGATTCTCTGTATtcgttaattttgttttataaatttagATCGACTTTTGTCCCGTTCGATTACAAGGATCTTCGGTTTAgggtttttctttttcatcaaTTTTCCGTTGGATTCATCGATCTTTGATTACAAAATGGTTATTAatttattgcttttaattcatGTTTTGCCTATTTAGTTTTTGATTAATGTTCAATTTTAATGACAAAAGGTGTTTAATTATGATAGAATTGTTCATTCTGGCAGGTAGATGAGTGGTGAGTAGTTACAATTGAAAGTTTTTTAAGTGAAGATGGCGGCGTCCGTTGGCGTGGCACCGACTTCAGGTTTTAGAGAAGCCAGTGGTCATGGTGAAATTGGTGTTGATGATATATTGCCAGAGGAAATGAATGATATGAAAATTAGGGATGATAGAGTATGATGCTcactttgttaatttttttacaattttattttgtgtttgttttgttttgattttaaatttcaGGCGCGGTTGTTAACGGCTTTATTCTGTTGTAGGAAATGGAAGCCACGGTTGTTGACAGCGGCAATGGAACCGAGACCGGACATATTATTGTGACTACTATTGGTGGTAGAAATGGCCAGCCAAAGCAGGTATACTTTCTCCCTTTATTGTTTGTGGGGTTTCAAATCATTTAACTCTTTCACCGTCTAACCGGTTtagtatttattaatatttgtgTTCATATGTCCCACCAAAAGAATTGCTGTGGTTTTGAATTAGCAACAAATGCATTGTTCTTGAAGTTGAAATGGGGTTTGAAATTATGTCTGTTCCTATGCCTGCTGACTACGATCTATTTACATTGACTAGTATATGATTGGTTGTCGTGTCAAACATGTTTCTGTTGTTTGTCTCGCGACTTAGCAAGTATCTATCTTACCAATTGTTAATAAATGATGAACTGGTGATGCTCTATGAGATACTATTGGATAGGGTGCAACTTCATATGGTGTTGTTTTATCATATTCTCTTTGATTTTCTATATTCTACATTTTCTTTCTCAATCtgttaatgtttttattttttatgtcggaataattttatatatttctgAATATCTCAGACTATAAGCTATATGGCAGAGCGTGTTGTAGGACATGGATCATTTGGAGTTGTCTTCCAGGTAACAATATGTAACGGTTAACTGGATGACTAATGTTACTTTAGTTTTTTCATCATAGTAGCATATGATGACTTTAGTTCTGATATCGTGTATGATTGTAGGCTAAGTGCTTGGAAACTGGTGAAACTGTGGCTATCAAGAAGGTTCTTCAAGACAAGAGGTATAAGAATCGGGAATTGCAAACAATGCGCCTTCTTGATCATCCAAATGTCGTCTCTTTAAAGCATTGTTTCTTTTCAACCACCGAAAAGGATGAACTATACCTTAATTTGGTACTTGAGTATGTTCCCGAAACAGTTCATCGCGTGATTAAGCATTACAACAAGTTGAACCAAAGGATGCCAATGATTTATGTGAAGCTCTATACGTACCAGGTAAGACAGTCACCTAAACCTTTCCTTTTCAGCTCTTACCTTGTTGTggttgtaatgattttgttgGTATCTTGCAGATCTTTAGGGCATTATCTTATATTCATCGTTGTATTGGTGTCTGCCATCGGGATATCAAACCTCAAAATCTATTGGTACGACCGCTATTTTATTGTGCATATACCCTACTTCAAATTTTTGTGTCAATACTGCTGGGTGGAAAATACTTACTGAATGCTTTTCTATGTAGGTCAATCCACACACCCACCAGGTTAAATTATGTGACTTTGGAAGTGCAAAAGTTTTGGTATGTTACATGTGTGCCGGCATGTCTGCTTCACCTTTCATTAGTTTCTTTTCAACCGTCTGTTGTCTTGAGTTAGATggtagtttaattttttgaccTTATTTTGGTCCAACTTTTAACAGGTTAAAGGCGAACCAAATATATCGTACATATGTTCTAGATATTATAGAGCACCTGAGCTTATTTTTGGAGCAACTGAATATACTACAGCTATTGATGTCTGGTCTGTTGGTTGTGTTTTGGCCGAGCTGCTGCTTGGACAGGTTGGTAGCTGTTGGTGTAATATCCTACAATTTTGTAATTTAGTACAtttaattgaaatatttatttgCTTTTCCCAGCCGTTGTTCCCTGGCGAGAGTGGAGTTGATCAGCTCGTTGAAATCATCAAGGTATTTTTGTGATATTGTTTAACTCATTATTGCGgcaaatgatttatttatttgcactGTATTACTTTTTCGAGCTTGATATACTTGGTTAATAATTCAATTAACTTGTAACATTATTGTCTGTATGTTGAATGGTTGATACGGAGTATTGTCTTTGCTTTACCcttttaaaaatgatttggCTTAATTGATGAGTTGATCAGCTGGATAGGTGGCCTTgcttttttttaacacaatgcCAGTTTCTTACATATAAATGATCCATTTATTGTTTATTCTGATAGGTTCTGGGAACTCCAACAAGAGAAGAGATTAAATGCATGAATCCTAATTATACAGAATTTAAATTCCCTCAAATTAAAGCACATCCATGGCACAaggtaataaaataaataaaattttatgctTTATTCTTAAGCTCATCTTACTAATGTATTCATAACTACTTATTGTACACTAATGTatatttgatgattttgttgcaCTAGATCTTCCATAAGCGCATGCCTCCAGAAGCTGTTGATTTGGTATCAAGATTATTACAATACTCTCCAAACCTGCGGTGCCAAGCTGTGAGTATACGATTTCTTGTAGATCTTTCAAACCTACCTTTTCTAAACAATTAGAATTGGTGGTTTCTCAGTCATGTAATGGTTCTTCAAGTTTGTATCGGCAGTTTTATGGTTTCTAATCTAGTTAGTCAATGACTGCTTTTTATCCTCTGAGGttgtatataaatttttttgtgtattattGCTTTATGTGCTGCAGTTAGATGCCTTGACCCATCCTTTCTTTGATGAGCTTCGTGACCCGAATGCTCGCTTGCCGACTGGTCGTTTCCTTCCACCACTATTTAACTTCAAACCTCACGGTATGCTGTTTTTTGAATAGGCTATTGTATTTGTGCTTTGCCgatcttttattttcatcaatAGTTTTGGGCTTGTTACTGAATTTGTGTTATTGATACCTGTGTACCAGAACTAAAAGGAATCCCAGTCGAGACCTTGGTGAAATTGGTTCCAGAGCATGCAAGGAAGCAATGCCCGTTTCTTGGCTTGTAATATGTTGTGAAATGTAACAAAATTGCAAGTGTTGTATCCGTATGAATGCTGTGCATTCATTCTATTTGACGATATGATATTTATTAGTATCTTTGTTGTATTCGGTTTCCCTGTGAAAGAAAATTTAGAGATATATGCTACCCAATATTACCCAACCCCCAAAGGGTATTCAGAATACCCTGTTTCTTGTACCACAGCATATTGTAACATGCAATAGAAGACAGGTGTATGCAATTATCTAAATGTTGTATCACTATTTGTATTTGTGGAGATAATGACTGGTTGCTGCTTAATTTAGTTTTGCATAGCATTGTTATTGGAAGTTTCAGTTATGTCCTTATCTGCTTGTTTGTTTTTGCCTCCTTTGTGTTGGTAGTTTCTGTTGTTTCAGCATATCACTGTGTCTATGTCTCGTTCCTCGAGGATTGCTCTATTATGAAAATATTGAACTCCACTAGCAGATCTTACCTTGACCAGTGTCTGATGTGCAAATTATGCTCACGCCTCCAATCAGATCCAGGTACCTGCCTACCAACAGGAAATAGCACTGGAAGTAATGGACAT from Trifolium pratense cultivar HEN17-A07 linkage group LG1, ARS_RC_1.1, whole genome shotgun sequence includes these protein-coding regions:
- the LOC123886639 gene encoding glycogen synthase kinase-3 homolog MsK-1 isoform X1 is translated as MAASVGVAPTSGFREASGHGEIGVDDILPEEMNDMKIRDDREMEATVVDSGNGTETGHIIVTTIGGRNGQPKQTISYMAERVVGHGSFGVVFQAKCLETGETVAIKKVLQDKRYKNRELQTMRLLDHPNVVSLKHCFFSTTEKDELYLNLVLEYVPETVHRVIKHYNKLNQRMPMIYVKLYTYQIFRALSYIHRCIGVCHRDIKPQNLLVNPHTHQVKLCDFGSAKVLVKGEPNISYICSRYYRAPELIFGATEYTTAIDVWSVGCVLAELLLGQVGSCWCNILQFCNLVHLIEIFICFSQPLFPGESGVDQLVEIIKVLGTPTREEIKCMNPNYTEFKFPQIKAHPWHKIFHKRMPPEAVDLVSRLLQYSPNLRCQALDALTHPFFDELRDPNARLPTGRFLPPLFNFKPHELKGIPVETLVKLVPEHARKQCPFLGL
- the LOC123886639 gene encoding glycogen synthase kinase-3 homolog MsK-1 isoform X2 encodes the protein MAASVGVAPTSGFREASGHGEIGVDDILPEEMNDMKIRDDREMEATVVDSGNGTETGHIIVTTIGGRNGQPKQTISYMAERVVGHGSFGVVFQAKCLETGETVAIKKVLQDKRYKNRELQTMRLLDHPNVVSLKHCFFSTTEKDELYLNLVLEYVPETVHRVIKHYNKLNQRMPMIYVKLYTYQIFRALSYIHRCIGVCHRDIKPQNLLVNPHTHQVKLCDFGSAKVLVKGEPNISYICSRYYRAPELIFGATEYTTAIDVWSVGCVLAELLLGQPLFPGESGVDQLVEIIKVLGTPTREEIKCMNPNYTEFKFPQIKAHPWHKIFHKRMPPEAVDLVSRLLQYSPNLRCQALDALTHPFFDELRDPNARLPTGRFLPPLFNFKPHELKGIPVETLVKLVPEHARKQCPFLGL